The Daucus carota subsp. sativus chromosome 7, DH1 v3.0, whole genome shotgun sequence genome window below encodes:
- the LOC108196405 gene encoding transcription factor BIM3, whose translation MVRTTKTHQPQVEADDEDFGSRLTDEGKNGDRKSRSKHSETEQRRRSKINERFQILRELIPENDQKRDKATFLLEVIQYIQFLQERVQMFERTYQGWSSEPTKLTPWRSNCGAVESFVDPSHLMRSGPVNILDAPVTLTNTHNSIDSDFGCEATYRETDHGVASQEVSLGMSVPANLFEDSTAEPPQVSFSNTELLASESQPQLWRDRPCTTECATTSYTPDELEELNTEDIAISDSCSQGVLNTISHALKSSGVDLAQTSISVELDIAKHPDRGMTSMAFFTRDNKNLPPSSEALSHHGVGSSSNNSFQAHKRLRTEQS comes from the exons ATGGTGAGAACAACCAAGACTCATCAACCACAAGTAGAAGCCGACGACGAAGATTTCGGCTCAAGGCTCACTGATG AGGGGAAGAATGGTGATAGGAAGTCTAGGTCGAAGCATTCGGAGACCGAGCAGCGCAGGCGTAGCAAGATTAATGAAAG atttcaaattttaagagaGCTCATACCTGAAAATGACCAGAAGAGGGATAAAGCTACATTCTTGTTGGAG GTTATTCAGTACATTCAATTCTTACAAGAGAGGGTGCAGATGTTTGAGAGAACATACCAAGGTTGGAGCTCAGAGCCAACAAAACTGACACCATGG AGGAGCAATTGTGGGGCTGTTGAAAGCTTTGTTGATCCATCTCATCTCATGAGGAGTGGCCCTGTGAATATACTTGATGCCCCAGTAACTCTTACCAATACACATAACTCGATAGATTCTGATTTCGGTTGTGAAGCTACATACAGAGAAACAGATCATGGGGTGGCTTCGCAAGAAGTTTCTCTAGGCATGTCAGTGCCGGCAAATTTGTTCGAAGACAGCACAGCTGAACCTCCCCAGGTATCCTTTTCAAATACAGAGCTCTTGGCATCTGAATCACAGCCCCAACTTTGGCGCGATAGACCATGCACAACTGAATGTGCTACTACGAGCTATACTCCAGATGAGCTGGAAGAGCTCAACACTGAAGATATAGCTATCTCAGACTCCTGCTCGCAAGG GGTGTTAAATACCATAAGTCATGCACTAAAATCTTCTGGAGTGGATTTGGCACAGACGAGCATCTCAGTGGAACTTGACATTGCAAAGCATCCTGATAGGGGAATGACATCTATGGCTTTCTTTACAAGG GATAACAAGAACCTCCCTCCTAGCAGTGAGGCATTGTCACATCATGGAGTTGGGAGTAGTAGCAATAATTCCTTTCAAGCCCACAAAAGGCTGAGAACTGAACAGAGCTAG